Proteins encoded together in one Luteimonas fraxinea window:
- the rsmI gene encoding 16S rRNA (cytidine(1402)-2'-O)-methyltransferase has translation MSDPSRAPGVLHVVATPIGNLGDLSPRAQAVLRSVDAICAEDTRHTRQLLGHFGIERPLIALHEHNEDGLAARLVERLQAGESLALVSDAGTPLVSDPGFRLVRAAREAGLRVSPVPGPSALIAALSVAGLPSDRFVFEGFLPAKAGARRERLQVLASEPRTVLFYESSHRIEEMLADAVQAFGGARAAVVARELTKLFETVLDGPLEILAARVAVEADQRKGEFVVLIEGAGDDVDARLAEGRRVYALLAREMKPSLAAKLAADITGAPRKSLYGQGTPDA, from the coding sequence ATGAGCGATCCTTCCCGCGCCCCCGGCGTCCTGCACGTCGTGGCGACGCCGATCGGCAATCTGGGCGACCTGTCGCCGCGCGCGCAGGCAGTGCTGCGCAGTGTCGACGCCATCTGCGCCGAGGACACCCGGCACACGCGCCAGCTGCTGGGCCACTTCGGTATCGAGCGCCCGCTGATCGCCCTGCACGAACACAACGAGGACGGCCTGGCCGCGCGTCTGGTCGAGCGCCTGCAGGCCGGCGAGTCGCTGGCGCTGGTCAGCGATGCTGGCACGCCGCTGGTCAGCGATCCCGGCTTCCGGTTGGTGCGCGCGGCCCGCGAGGCCGGTCTTCGCGTGTCGCCGGTGCCGGGGCCGAGCGCGTTGATCGCCGCGTTGAGCGTCGCCGGTCTGCCGAGCGACCGGTTCGTGTTCGAAGGCTTTCTGCCGGCGAAGGCCGGCGCCCGCCGCGAACGCCTGCAGGTGCTCGCCTCCGAGCCGCGCACGGTGCTGTTCTACGAGTCGTCGCACCGCATCGAGGAAATGCTGGCCGACGCCGTGCAGGCTTTCGGCGGCGCGCGTGCGGCCGTTGTGGCGCGCGAACTGACCAAACTCTTCGAGACCGTGCTCGACGGTCCGCTGGAGATTCTGGCCGCGCGTGTTGCCGTAGAGGCCGACCAGCGCAAGGGCGAGTTCGTCGTGCTGATCGAAGGCGCGGGCGACGATGTCGATGCGCGACTGGCCGAGGGGCGCCGTGTCTACGCACTGCTGGCGCGCGAGATGAAACCCTCGCTCGCGGCCAAGCTTGCCGCCGATATCACCGGCGCGCCCCGCAAGTCGCTGTACGGGCAGGGAACTCCGGACGCCTGA
- a CDS encoding penicillin-binding protein 2, with the protein MNFRKFIKAGDGHAKKPRKRAQFDLRLRLMLVGGALGLGAVALVGRAVDLQLIDNAFYQQKADARFRREVPIPASRGMITDRNGEPLAISSPVESLWANPQELSKHPDRLPELAQATGLPLEELSRAVSQRADKEFMYIPRHRRISPVAAKRVLDLGVPGVFSQREYRRFYPQGEAVSHVLGFTNIDDNGQEGVELAFDEWLAGVPGAQNVIRDRHGRIVEHVSLVRAAEPGKDLVLSIDRRIQFLAHRELRRALEETGASAGSIVVLEVATGEVLAMANLPTYNNNRVTGENRDAHRNRAVTDLLEPGSTMKPITVAAALEKGVISPASTFNTSPGWIPNGRFRTSDFRNYGVLDTTGIITKSSNVGSAMIVHKLENQYFYDFVRSFGYGQSTGSGFPGEAAGLFPDPSRWSGTSKQGMSYGYGLSVTPMQIAHAYATLGNHGRSIAPTFVKGHAGESRQVVSAAVADEVVRMMQTVTEPGGTGTRAAILGYHVAGKSGTARKASGGGYARRYLAFFAGLVPVENPRFAMAVVIDDPDTSKGGSTYGGGYVSAPVFQRVMDGALRLMDVPPDDIDTWLAAQATADAKRAREQGRTVPAPSTPAAAPVVSAVQSTPVAATHVAGGQR; encoded by the coding sequence ATGAACTTCCGCAAGTTCATCAAGGCCGGCGACGGCCACGCCAAAAAGCCGCGCAAGCGCGCGCAGTTCGATCTGCGTCTGCGCCTGATGCTGGTCGGCGGCGCGCTGGGTCTGGGCGCGGTCGCGCTGGTCGGCCGCGCGGTGGATCTGCAGCTGATCGACAACGCGTTCTACCAGCAGAAGGCCGACGCGCGCTTCCGCCGCGAAGTGCCAATTCCGGCCTCGCGCGGCATGATCACCGACCGCAACGGCGAGCCGCTGGCGATCTCCTCGCCGGTCGAATCGCTGTGGGCGAATCCGCAGGAACTGAGCAAGCATCCCGACCGTCTGCCCGAACTGGCCCAGGCCACCGGCCTGCCGCTCGAGGAGCTGTCGCGCGCGGTGTCGCAGCGCGCCGACAAGGAATTCATGTACATCCCGCGCCACCGCCGGATCAGCCCGGTGGCGGCCAAGCGCGTGCTCGATCTCGGCGTGCCGGGCGTGTTCTCGCAGCGCGAATACCGCCGCTTCTACCCGCAGGGCGAGGCGGTCTCGCACGTGCTGGGCTTCACCAACATCGACGACAACGGCCAGGAAGGCGTGGAACTCGCGTTCGACGAATGGCTGGCCGGTGTGCCGGGCGCGCAGAACGTGATCCGCGATCGCCACGGCCGCATCGTCGAACACGTGAGCCTGGTGCGCGCCGCCGAGCCGGGCAAGGATCTGGTGCTGAGCATCGATCGCCGCATCCAGTTCCTCGCGCATCGCGAACTGCGCCGCGCGCTGGAAGAAACCGGCGCGAGCGCGGGCTCGATCGTCGTGCTCGAAGTGGCGACCGGCGAAGTGCTGGCGATGGCCAACCTGCCGACCTACAACAACAACCGCGTCACCGGCGAGAACCGCGACGCGCATCGCAACCGCGCGGTGACCGATCTGCTCGAGCCCGGCTCGACGATGAAACCGATCACCGTGGCCGCTGCGCTGGAGAAGGGCGTCATCTCGCCCGCCAGTACGTTCAACACCAGCCCCGGCTGGATTCCGAACGGCCGCTTCCGCACCAGCGATTTCCGCAACTACGGCGTGCTCGACACAACCGGCATCATCACCAAGAGCTCGAACGTCGGCTCGGCGATGATCGTGCACAAGCTCGAGAACCAGTACTTCTACGACTTCGTGCGCAGCTTCGGCTACGGCCAGAGCACCGGCAGCGGATTCCCGGGCGAAGCCGCGGGCCTGTTTCCGGATCCCTCGCGCTGGAGCGGCACCAGCAAGCAGGGCATGTCCTACGGCTACGGCCTGTCGGTCACGCCGATGCAGATCGCCCACGCCTACGCCACGCTCGGCAACCACGGCCGCTCGATCGCGCCGACCTTCGTCAAGGGTCACGCCGGCGAATCGCGCCAGGTGGTCTCGGCCGCGGTCGCCGACGAAGTGGTGCGGATGATGCAGACCGTCACCGAGCCCGGCGGCACCGGCACGCGCGCGGCGATCCTCGGCTATCACGTCGCCGGCAAGTCCGGCACGGCGCGCAAGGCCAGCGGCGGCGGGTATGCGCGGCGCTACCTCGCGTTCTTTGCAGGTCTGGTGCCGGTCGAGAATCCGCGCTTCGCGATGGCCGTGGTCATCGACGATCCGGATACGTCAAAGGGCGGTTCCACCTACGGCGGCGGCTACGTGTCCGCGCCGGTGTTTCAGCGGGTCATGGACGGCGCGCTGCGCCTGATGGACGTGCCGCCCGACGACATCGACACCTGGCTGGCCGCGCAGGCCACGGCCGATGCGAAGCGTGCGCGCGAGCAGGGCCGCACCGTGCCCGCGCCGTCGACGCCTGCGGCCGCGCCGGTCGTGTCCGCCGTGCAGAGCACGCCGGTCGCCGCGACGCACGTCGCTGGAGGCCAGCGATGA
- the rsmH gene encoding 16S rRNA (cytosine(1402)-N(4))-methyltransferase RsmH — MSGHLPVLYAQVLDGLHVRPDGRYLDGTFGRGGHAAGVLAQLGADGRLLVMDKDPEAVAVAQARFGADPRVSIFRGSFIELTGWREVAQAPLDGVLFDLGVSSPQLDVAERGFSFGKDGPLDMRMDPDADESAAEWIARADEAAIADVLWTYGEERMSRRIARAIVARRAETPFLRTADLAAVIGANVPRGKSKPGQKETNPATRSFQAIRIHINRELADLETGLDAALAALRPGGRLAVISFHSLEDRIVKRFIAGHAKAPAGNRRLPEAAPFVPRLRIVADATKADDAELRANPRARSAVLRVAEKLEAAA, encoded by the coding sequence ATGTCCGGCCACCTCCCGGTGTTGTACGCGCAGGTGCTCGACGGCCTGCACGTGCGCCCGGATGGCCGCTACCTCGATGGCACCTTCGGCCGCGGTGGCCACGCCGCCGGCGTGCTCGCGCAGCTGGGCGCCGATGGCCGCCTGCTGGTGATGGACAAGGATCCCGAGGCGGTCGCCGTCGCGCAGGCCCGCTTCGGCGCTGACCCGCGCGTGTCGATCTTCCGTGGCAGCTTCATCGAGCTGACCGGCTGGCGCGAAGTCGCGCAGGCGCCGCTCGATGGCGTGCTGTTCGATCTGGGTGTGTCCTCGCCGCAGCTCGATGTCGCCGAGCGCGGTTTCAGCTTCGGCAAGGACGGTCCGCTCGACATGCGCATGGATCCGGACGCGGACGAGAGCGCCGCCGAGTGGATCGCCCGCGCCGACGAGGCTGCGATCGCCGACGTGCTGTGGACCTACGGCGAAGAGCGCATGAGCCGCCGCATCGCGCGTGCGATCGTGGCGCGTCGCGCCGAGACGCCGTTCCTGCGTACCGCCGATCTGGCCGCGGTGATCGGCGCCAATGTGCCGCGTGGCAAGTCCAAGCCGGGTCAGAAGGAAACGAATCCGGCGACGCGCTCGTTCCAGGCGATCCGCATCCACATCAACCGCGAACTGGCCGATCTCGAAACCGGTCTCGATGCCGCACTCGCGGCGCTGCGACCCGGTGGCCGCCTCGCGGTGATCAGCTTCCACTCGCTGGAAGACCGCATCGTCAAGCGCTTCATCGCCGGTCATGCGAAGGCGCCGGCCGGCAATCGCCGTCTGCCCGAAGCCGCGCCGTTCGTGCCGCGCCTGCGCATCGTCGCCGATGCGACCAAGGCCGACGACGCCGAGCTGCGTGCCAACCCGCGCGCCCGCAGCGCAGTGCTGCGCGTCGCCGAAAAACTGGAGGCGGCGGCATGA
- a CDS encoding division/cell wall cluster transcriptional repressor MraZ, protein MLQGETAITIDEKGRLAIPTAYRDFVARECDNRLVLTYNPFDAGGLYLYPFKAWETLRDQVNALPRTLARNRTLQLKLVGAATVLEPDASGRIGIPSSQRNTVGIDRRAVLVGMGDKFELWSEQAHQAHIRQTLTDEDMAGDDLEGLPL, encoded by the coding sequence GTGTTGCAGGGCGAGACCGCCATCACCATCGACGAGAAGGGCCGACTGGCGATTCCAACCGCCTATCGGGACTTCGTCGCCCGTGAATGCGACAACCGGCTGGTCCTGACCTACAACCCCTTTGATGCCGGCGGGTTGTATCTCTACCCGTTCAAGGCCTGGGAAACGCTGCGCGACCAGGTCAATGCGCTGCCGCGCACGCTCGCCCGCAACCGCACCCTGCAGCTGAAGCTGGTTGGCGCCGCCACCGTGCTCGAGCCCGACGCCAGTGGCCGCATCGGCATTCCGTCCAGCCAGCGCAACACGGTCGGCATCGACCGCCGCGCGGTGCTGGTGGGCATGGGCGACAAGTTCGAACTCTGGAGCGAGCAGGCGCATCAGGCGCATATCCGCCAGACCCTGACCGACGAGGACATGGCGGGCGACGATCTCGAAGGATTGCCGTTGTGA
- the ftsL gene encoding cell division protein FtsL, whose amino-acid sequence MKLRHLVVAILLAANVITAIGVVHARHDYRQLYIDLTRLERARDELNIDFGRLQLEQATWAMSNRVDQVARERLGMRFPETAEIVVVRP is encoded by the coding sequence ATGAAGTTGCGCCATCTCGTCGTCGCGATCCTGCTGGCCGCCAACGTGATCACCGCGATCGGCGTGGTGCACGCGCGCCACGATTATCGCCAGCTCTACATCGATCTGACCCGTCTGGAGCGCGCGCGCGACGAACTCAACATCGACTTCGGCCGTCTGCAGCTCGAGCAGGCGACGTGGGCGATGAGCAACCGAGTCGACCAGGTCGCGCGCGAACGTCTGGGCATGCGATTCCCCGAGACGGCCGAGATCGTCGTGGTGCGCCCATGA
- a CDS encoding alpha/beta hydrolase produces the protein MQSRSARGLMAVALCVVMAGCTYSLKESHLVRPMPAPPPDLAVLAATHAGYTATESRIDTPDDVSIYRVDLKRANARATVLYFGGNGFRTGLHARRIFDAYAGLPVDLVLVDHRGYGASTGAPTIDGLRADALQVYDQVRAETTGRPLIVHGQSLGSFSAGYVADTRQLDGLVLESSMTTAEDWTRAMRARAGFWTRLAVRRFDIAPALQKTGNLEVARRLDEPVLYVVGELDVTTAPKFSQALFDATPLPATDRQLVVVPGRGHNDATLSPEFGVAFTRLLERASAD, from the coding sequence ATGCAGTCCCGATCCGCCCGCGGCCTGATGGCCGTCGCGCTGTGCGTCGTCATGGCCGGTTGCACCTACTCGCTGAAAGAGTCGCATCTGGTCCGACCGATGCCTGCGCCGCCGCCCGATCTCGCCGTGCTGGCCGCCACCCATGCCGGCTATACCGCCACAGAATCGCGGATCGACACGCCTGACGACGTGTCGATCTATCGCGTGGACCTGAAGCGCGCCAACGCCCGGGCGACGGTGCTGTACTTCGGCGGCAACGGCTTCCGGACCGGCTTGCATGCCCGGCGCATCTTCGACGCCTACGCGGGGCTGCCAGTGGATCTAGTGCTGGTGGACCATCGCGGCTACGGTGCCAGCACCGGCGCGCCGACCATCGACGGGCTGCGCGCGGATGCGTTGCAGGTCTACGACCAGGTGCGCGCCGAGACGACAGGCCGGCCGCTGATCGTGCACGGCCAATCGCTGGGCAGCTTCTCTGCCGGGTACGTGGCCGACACGCGGCAGCTCGATGGCCTGGTGCTGGAAAGCTCGATGACCACCGCCGAGGACTGGACCCGGGCGATGCGCGCGCGGGCCGGCTTCTGGACGCGGCTGGCGGTGCGGCGTTTCGATATCGCGCCGGCCCTGCAGAAGACCGGCAATCTCGAGGTCGCGCGTCGGCTGGACGAACCGGTGCTCTACGTCGTCGGCGAACTGGATGTCACCACGGCGCCGAAGTTCTCGCAGGCGCTGTTCGATGCGACGCCATTGCCGGCCACCGACAGGCAACTGGTGGTCGTGCCCGGTCGTGGCCACAACGACGCCACGCTGTCGCCGGAATTCGGCGTCGCGTTCACCAGGTTGCTGGAACGGGCATCCGCCGACTGA